A single window of Candidatus Rhabdochlamydia oedothoracis DNA harbors:
- the msrA gene encoding peptide-methionine (S)-S-oxide reductase MsrA: MEELATFAGGCFWCIQHDFDHLSGVLQTQVGYTGGDIKNPSYKEVCSEKTGHVEAVQILYDPRQISYEKLLDFYWHHIDPTRSDGQFCDIGSQYRPTIFYHNAQQKELAECSKNELPLSCLVQILPMQTFYPAELYHQQFYKKDPARYESYSFYSGRKQRLKDLWKE; this comes from the coding sequence ATGGAAGAATTAGCGACGTTTGCAGGAGGGTGTTTTTGGTGTATACAACATGATTTTGATCATTTGTCAGGTGTTTTACAAACACAGGTTGGTTATACAGGAGGGGATATAAAAAATCCCAGCTATAAAGAGGTTTGCTCAGAAAAAACAGGACATGTAGAAGCTGTTCAAATACTCTATGATCCAAGGCAGATTAGTTATGAAAAACTTCTAGATTTTTATTGGCATCATATTGATCCTACAAGATCCGATGGCCAATTTTGTGATATTGGTTCGCAATATCGACCAACGATTTTTTATCACAACGCACAACAAAAAGAGTTAGCAGAGTGCTCTAAAAACGAGCTACCCTTATCCTGCTTAGTACAAATTTTGCCAATGCAAACCTTTTATCCGGCAGAGCTATATCACCAACAGTTTTATAAAAAAGATCCTGCAAGATATGAATCCTATTCTTTCTATTCAGGTAGAAAACAGAGATTAAAAGATTTGTGGAAAGAATAA
- a CDS encoding DedA family protein — translation MLELITRHAHNAHWYVFGGIILAGFNIPLSTDLLILLSAFIAATILPEHTWHLLISVILGCYFSAWCAYWMGRLFGLQLSRFKWFQSIFHVNRMKKIKNFYERYGFLTLLIGRFIPFGVRNCIFMSSGMSRFNFLRFIFMDAFACLIWSGVYFYLFYSFSQFYKVIWQHFKTANIFVLIVFGVTVIAGIWYKQWKRVQKANPSIN, via the coding sequence TTGTTGGAACTGATTACGCGCCATGCCCATAACGCACATTGGTATGTATTTGGAGGGATTATTTTAGCTGGTTTTAATATACCGTTAAGCACAGACCTGTTGATTTTGCTCAGTGCTTTTATCGCTGCTACTATTCTACCAGAACACACCTGGCATTTATTGATAAGTGTTATCCTTGGCTGTTACTTTTCCGCTTGGTGTGCTTATTGGATGGGCCGTCTTTTTGGCTTACAGCTGTCTCGTTTTAAGTGGTTTCAATCGATCTTTCATGTAAACCGGATGAAAAAAATCAAAAATTTTTATGAAAGATATGGATTTTTAACCCTTCTTATTGGACGCTTTATCCCCTTTGGAGTACGTAACTGCATTTTTATGTCTTCTGGAATGAGTCGATTTAATTTTCTTCGATTTATCTTTATGGACGCTTTTGCATGTCTTATTTGGAGCGGGGTCTACTTTTATTTATTTTACAGCTTTAGTCAATTTTATAAGGTCATATGGCAACACTTTAAAACCGCCAATATTTTTGTATTGATAGTTTTCGGTGTGACGGTAATTGCAGGAATTTGGTATAAGCAATGGAAAAGGGTCCAAAAGGCAAATCCTTCTATAAACTAG
- a CDS encoding CDP-alcohol phosphatidyltransferase family protein produces the protein MIGLSNSLSLLRAPLAFLFLYESIPVRITAIILAMITDIVDGYLARKRRAVTRLGAILDPAMDKFFVFFILSILLMEKRLPIWQACAIVSRDFFLCLFGIYLSFRSAWSGYRFESIRWGKVSTALQFFILIGLAMRYRFSAYLYLLFITLGLLAFIELFKRQLLVVKQNKS, from the coding sequence ATGATTGGTTTATCAAATAGCTTATCACTTTTGCGCGCTCCTTTAGCATTTTTATTTCTGTATGAAAGTATTCCTGTACGTATCACTGCTATTATTCTAGCCATGATAACCGATATCGTAGACGGTTACTTAGCACGCAAGCGTCGAGCTGTTACAAGGCTTGGAGCTATTTTAGATCCTGCCATGGATAAATTCTTTGTATTTTTTATTTTATCTATTTTGCTAATGGAAAAAAGATTGCCTATCTGGCAAGCTTGTGCAATTGTTTCACGTGATTTTTTCTTGTGTTTATTTGGGATCTATTTAAGTTTTCGATCAGCCTGGTCGGGATACCGTTTTGAATCGATTCGATGGGGCAAAGTATCTACAGCGTTGCAATTTTTTATTTTAATCGGGTTAGCTATGAGATATCGATTCTCTGCTTATTTATATTTGCTATTTATAACGCTTGGCCTTCTAGCTTTTATAGAGCTCTTTAAAAGACAACTATTAGTTGTTAAGCAAAATAAATCTTAA
- a CDS encoding mechanosensitive ion channel family protein produces MISFSFTDLQRFWWLKIVFYLGLLIFISFFLKKILRKIARRFPLDCWKGRIDTIFYLPSFLFLWICAICLITSLVAVHFRLPLIYEYSHSFFKTIVIFTLVWVFLRWKKEIEKDFIYFKQTKKKIDMPHVFMIGRLISIVVICIFSLIILQIWGLDIVPLIAFGGVGAAALGFAAKEVIANFFGGMMLWINRPFVLGDSISLPDRGGLEGIVEELGWYLTVIRDRDKRLAYLPNAIFSTIHVINISRMSHRRIQITVGIRKEDFAKLGELTQTLKEVFEKHLSVDAYLPINVIFSSFGMYSLELFVEIYTKQTRYEQYLLVKQEILCLLYKTIQQMGIQVPNPIMVIEK; encoded by the coding sequence ATGATCAGTTTTTCTTTTACAGATTTGCAACGGTTTTGGTGGTTAAAAATTGTATTTTATCTTGGGCTGCTAATTTTTATCAGTTTTTTTCTCAAGAAAATCCTTAGGAAGATAGCAAGACGTTTTCCTTTAGATTGTTGGAAAGGCAGGATCGATACTATTTTTTATTTACCCAGTTTTCTTTTTCTATGGATTTGTGCTATTTGTTTGATCACTTCTCTTGTTGCAGTTCATTTTCGACTCCCTCTTATCTACGAATATAGTCATTCTTTTTTTAAAACAATCGTTATTTTTACCTTAGTTTGGGTGTTTTTGCGTTGGAAAAAAGAAATAGAGAAAGATTTTATTTACTTTAAGCAGACCAAAAAAAAAATCGATATGCCACATGTTTTCATGATAGGTCGATTAATTTCCATTGTTGTTATTTGTATATTTTCGTTGATCATTTTACAAATTTGGGGATTAGATATAGTTCCTCTAATTGCCTTTGGAGGTGTAGGTGCAGCAGCTTTGGGATTTGCAGCTAAAGAGGTTATTGCCAATTTTTTTGGAGGCATGATGCTTTGGATCAATCGTCCTTTTGTGTTAGGCGATTCCATTTCCTTACCTGATCGTGGAGGTTTAGAGGGGATTGTAGAGGAACTAGGTTGGTATTTAACTGTAATAAGAGATAGAGATAAACGCTTGGCCTATTTACCTAATGCCATTTTTTCTACGATCCATGTCATTAATATATCGAGAATGAGTCATCGACGTATTCAAATTACGGTGGGTATTAGAAAAGAGGATTTTGCGAAGTTAGGAGAGTTGACACAAACCTTAAAAGAAGTATTTGAAAAGCATCTATCGGTAGATGCTTATTTACCGATTAATGTGATTTTCTCTTCTTTTGGAATGTATTCATTAGAGTTATTTGTAGAAATCTATACCAAACAGACAAGATACGAACAGTATTTACTAGTAAAACAAGAAATTCTGTGTCTTTTATATAAAACAATTCAGCAAATGGGCATTCAGGTGCCAAACCCTATAATGGTTATTGAAAAATGA